Below is a genomic region from Leucobacter exalbidus.
GAAGGGCATTGAGAAGGCTGTAGCAGCCGTCACCGCTCAGCTCCTCGCGAACGCCAAGGAGATCGAGACCACCGACGAGATCGCGGCAACCGCATCCATCTCGGCCGCTGACGAGCAGATCGGCGCACTGATCGCCGAGGCTATCGACAAGGTCGGCAAGGAAGGCGTCGTCACCGTCGAGGAGTCGAACACGTTCGGCACCGAGCTCGAGCTGACCGAGGGCATGCGCTTCGACAAGGGTTACCTGTCGGCATACTTCGTCACCGACGCAGATCGCCAGGAAGCTGTATTCGAGGATCCGTACATCCTCATCGTCAACAGCAAGGTCTCCAGCATCAAGGACCTGCTCCCCGTTGTTGATCCCGTAATCCAGTCGGGCAAGCAGCTCCTCATCATTGCTGAGGACATCGAGGGCGAAGCACTCGCTACTCTCGTACTCAACAAGATCCGTGGCATCTTCAAGTCGGCTGCTGTGAAGGCTCCCGGCTTCGGCGATCGCCGCAAGGCAATGCTGCAGGACATCGCGATCCTCACCGGCGGCCAGGTCATCTCGGAAGAGGTTGGCCTCAAGCTCGAGAACGCAACGCTCGACATGCTCGGCACCGCACGCAAGGTCATCATCACCAAGGATGAGACGACCATCGTGCAGGGTGGCGGCGAGGACGACGCAATTGCAGGTCGCGTCACGCAGATCCGTCGCGAGATCGAGAACACCGACAGCGACTACGACCGCGAGAAGCTCCAGGAGCGCCTCGCGAAGCTCGCCGGCGGCGTGGCAGTCATCAAGGCTGGCGCAGCGACCGAGGTTGAGCTCAAGGAGCGCAAGCACCGCATCGAGGATGCCGTTCGCAACGCGAAGGCAGCAGTCGAAGAGGGCGTTCTGCCCGGCGGCGGCGTGGCGCTGATCCAGGCTGGCAAGACGGCATTCGCTACGCTCGAGCTCACGGGCGACGAGGCTGTTGGCGCTCGCATCGTTCAGGTTGCTATCGAAGCACCGCTGCGCCAGATCGCATCGAACGCAGGCCTCGAGCCCGGCGTTGTTGTGAACAAGGTCAGCGAAATGCCTAACGGTCACGGCCTGAACGCCGCAACCGGCGAGTACGGTGACCTGGTAGCCCAGGGCATCCTCGACCCGGCCAAGGTAACGCGCTCGGCTCTGCAGAACGCAGCGTCGATCGCTGGTCTGTTCCTCACCACCGAGGCTGTTGTTGCTGACAAGCCGGAGCCCGTTGCGGCTGCGGCTGGCGACCCCACGGGTGGCATGGACTTCTAAGTCCTCACGCAAGTGAAGCGAGGTCGCGCCTTCGGGCGCGGCCTCGCTTTGCTATATGCGGGGCCACTCCCGGTAACTGGAAGCACGGTGTGCCCAATGTTACGATCAATTGTTACCCATCAGGTGTTTCCGAAAGGTCGAGCATGCAGCATCCGTACCCCGCGGGCCCTGAGCCGAGCGCAGCCGGGCTTCACCCCGATCTGACTCCCACCCAGTTACGTGACGTACTGCAGGCAATGCCCGAGCAGTCGCTCGCGGTCGCGATCCACCGCAACGCCGACACCGCGCTCAGAGCGTGGCTGTGGGAAACGGGGGAGGGCGTGCTTCGGTTAGCCATGTATAAGCACTACCTCGCGCAGCGTGACCAGCTTTCGGCGCAGGGTCAAGCGCTGCCGCAGGACGCGGCACGGTTCGACCAAGCGGTGGGCGAGACCTACACGCAGTGGCAAAACGCCCTCGCGGTCGCTGCAGGCGAAGACGCCACAACGACGACGTCAATGACCTCAACGATGACGTCAACGCTGACCGACAGTAGGCCCGCGCTGACCCCGCAGGTGACCCCGCTGGAAACGGCGGCTCCGCAGCACGCCGAGCCCGCTATCGAAACGCCCATCGCCGCCGAGCCTGCAGAAGCTGCTGAGCCGGCTGAACCTGCTGAGCCGAAACTCGCAGCTGCTGAGCCGGAACTCCCGGGTCAGAGCGAACTCGACCCCCACGCTGTCGCCTCACCGCAGCCCGAACCTCTCGCCGAACCGCAGCCCGAGCCACAGCCCGAGTTGCTGCCTGTGGTCGAAGCTACGGCGCCGCAGCCCCCGCTGGCGATGCTGAGCCTCCCCGATGGCGTGCTGTGCGCGGTGACTTCTGCGCAGGTATTGATTGGCCGTAACCCAGACTGTGACCTCTACCCGGGGTCGCAGGTGATTGCGGTGGCCGATGACCGTCGACTGCTCTCCACCACCCACGCGATGCTGCGGCTCCACGAGGGGTACTGGTTTATTGACGACCTCGGCTCCACCAACGGCACGATCATCGGACATGACCCGCAGGGAGCGGGCCTTGCCGAGGGTGACACCCAGCATCTGCCGGGACCGTTTTTGCTGGGCGGCTTACCGTTCATGATCGAGATGGGAGGGGCGCGATAATGGCTGCTGGCCCCAAGCTTGAACTCATATATGGCAATGACGTGCGTTCGCTCTCGCCCGCGCAGTTCTTCATCGTGGGTCGTTCCAACGGCGCAGACCTGCGCATCGACCTGCCGATTGTGTCGCGTCGACACCTGGTCATCGGGTACAAGAACGGCTGGTACGTCGAAGACCTGGGCTCGCACAACGGCGTATTTGTGCGCGGCGAAAAGGTTGAGCGGGTCGCACTGACCGAAGCCACCGAGGTGCGCCTGGGTAACGCGAAGAACGGGCCCGTGCTGCAGCTGCAGCCCGATGCCGCTTCGGTATCGGCGGCGGCTACGCGCAGCCTCACCCCGCAAGAGTTCAGCCAAATGCTGCGCACGGTGGCCGCGCCGCCGCTACTCACGGGCGCACTCGAAGCGTTGACGGTGCGGGCCCACCACGCGCCTGCGGCCTCGTACGCGGGTGCGCCACCGCAGCCCGGCGCAGCCCCGGTGGCGGGGCTCGCTGCGCCCGCGGGCGCAGCGCGGATGGCGGGCCCAGCTACGCTGACCGGCGGTCTCGAGGTGCGCGGGCTCGAATTCACCGTCGAGGGTGGCAAGAAACTGCTGCGCGACATTACATTCGATGCGGGCCGCGGCACGCTGACCGCGATCGTGGGCCCCTCAGGCGCGGGCAAATCGACCTTTGCGCGCGCTGTCTCGGGGCTCACCAAGCCCAGCGGTGGCCAGGTTTCTTTTGACGGCGTCGATGTGCACGCACAGTACGATCGTGCGAAGTCGATGATCGGCATGGTGCCGCAGGAAGACGTGATTCACGGCCAGCTCAAGCTGTTGCCGGCCCTGCGCTACGCGGCGAAACTGCGCCTCGGGTCTGATGTGACACCGGCCGAACGTGAAGCCCATGTGCAGCGCGCGCTGGCGCAGCTCGACCTCGAGGCCCACATTCACACCCGCATCTCGAAGCTCTCAGGCGGGCAGCGCAAGCGCGCATCGGTGGCGCTCGAATTGCTCACCGAGCCGGCCTTCTTAATTCTTGATGAGCCCACGTCAGGGCTTGATCCGGCGCTTGATCGTCAGCTGATGTCAGAGTTTCGGGCGCTCGCAAATGGCGGCAGAACCGTGCTCACCATCACCCACTCGGTGGCGTGCCTCGACGTGTGCGACCAGGTGCTGGTGCTCGTTCCCGGTGGCGCTCCCGCGTTCATCGGTAGCGAGCAGAGCGCCTTCGCCTACTTCAACACCATCGACTGGTCGAACATTTTCGACCTGCTCAAGAACGACCCCCAGGGGTGCGCCGACCGGTGGCTGGCCTCGGTCGAAGCCCGTGCCCTCGCGGTGGAACACTCACTGAAGCCCGCGCAGCCTGTGCCTGATACCGAGGCTCCGCAGCGCGCCACCAGCCGCCCGATGCAGTTCTTTACGCTCGTGCAGCGGCAGCTTTCGCTAATGCTCGCCGACCGCGGATACACGGCATTCTTGATCGCGCTGCCGTTTGTGATTGGGCTGTTGCCTCTCGTAGTGCCGGGGGAGACCGGGCTGACCCGAGTGCAGGGCGCCAAGAACGCGCAAGAACCCCAGATGATCCTCACCCTGCTCACGATCGGCGCCGTGTTTATGGGGATCTCGATGAGCATTCGGGATCTCGTGGGCGAGCGCAGTATCTACGAGCGCGAGCGGGCGGTGGGGCTGAGTACCTCGGCCTATTTGGCCGCGAAGATCTTTGTGTACGTGCTGCTGGGCATCGCCGGATCAATCATCATTGTGACCATTTCGAGCCTGCTGAAAGACCCGCCCACCGGTGACGGGGTGCTGGGCCTGGGCGCCCGCACCGAGCTCACGATCGGTATCGCGGTCACGATCTCGGTGGGCGTGCTCATCGGCCTGCTGCTTTCGGCGCTCGTGAGCTCGCAGAACCAGGTGATGCCCGTGCTGATCGTGGTGCTGATGGTGCAGATGGTGCTCAACGGCGGGCTGATTCCGCTGATCGATAGCGGGCTGCTCAACAGCATTTCGATGACGGTGCCTGCGCGCTGGTCGATGTCAATGGGGGCGGTGAGTATTGACATGCACCATCTGCTGTCGATCGCCGACGAAGTGGAGCGGGCCGCCGCAGCCAACTCGATGCCTGAGCTTGACCCCATGTGGAACCCGAACGCGCTGCGTTGGTGGCTTGCGGCGGGTGTGCTGAGCGCAATGTCGGCATTGATGGTGGCGGTCACCTGGTGGCGCACGCGTACGCGCTAACCCCGTAGCGACCACACAACGCGGTTGTTGCCTCACCCATCGGGTGAGGCAACAACCGCGTTTTCGTTATTCGATGCGGGTCACCGGCACCGTAGCGTCGGTGGGCGCTCCGGGGAGTTCAACGCGGAACGTTGCCCCGCCACCCGGCGTCTCGGTGATGCTCACGGTGCCCTTGTGTGCATTCACGATCGACTGCACGATGGCCAGGCCGAGGCCTGAGCCGCCCGTTTCGCGGTTACGGGAGGTGTCGGCACGCCAGAAGCGGCCAAAGATCTTCTCGCGAATCTGCTCAGGCACCCCCTCGCCGTGGTCGACGATCTCGAACCGTGCATACTGCTTGCCATCCGGATCGGGGAGCTGAGACGACACCACAACCTCAATGGGGCTGCCCTCGGGGGTGTGCCGCATGGCATTGCCGATCAGGTTGGTCATCAACTGACGCACCTTGTGCTCATCGCCCACCACCGACGGGGAGGCCGGGTCTTCGACCACGGTCACCACACGGTCGGGGGCCTGCGCACGGGCATCAAGCGCGGCATCGCTCGCGAGCTTGTTCAGCGGCAACGCGGCGAAGTTCAGCGACCGGCGCTCATCGAGCCTGGCGAGCGCGAGCAGATCCTCGACGAGCGAGGTCATGCGAATCGCTTCCTTCTCGATGCGCTCCATCGCCTGAGCGACCTGCTCTTTATCTTGCAGAGCGCCCATGCGGTAGAGCTCGGCGTAGCCGCGCACCGACACCAGGGGCGTGCGCAGCTCGTGGCTGGCGTCACCGATGAAGCGGCGCATCTGCTCGATCGTGTGGGCGCGATCCTTCAGCGACCCATCGAGCTGATCGAGCATCACGTTGAGTGACTCGCCCAGGTGCCCCACCTCGGTGTGTGGGCTCGCCACCATGATGCGCTTGGAGTAATCGCCGCGCGAGATCTCGAGCGCTGTTTGCTCGACCTCTGCAAGCGGCAGGAAGGTCGTGGTCACGAGGAGCCTCGTAAGCGCAGCGCCCAACAAAATGACGGCGATCCCAAAACAGGTGAAGATGATGACGAACTGCGCGACCATCTGATTGATGCCCGCGGTTGACTGCGCGATCAGCAAAATGCCGCTGGGCCGGTCGTCAACAAGCACCGGGGAGGCGACCGCCTGCCACTCGGTGCCATCGGGCGCGGTGATCTTAATGAGCGAATCAGGCCGCTCGAGCACCGCCTCGAGGGTCACCGAAGGTATATCTGACACGAGGGGACCGTGCGTGCTGTGCGTGTTGTCGTACTGCAGAAACCCGTCGGGGTCGAGCACCGCGACGTAATACTGCATATTGGCATACAGCACGTCATTGCGCGACAGATCGTTCACGTCTGCGCCGGTCGCAAGGGCAAGCGACGGGTCGCTGCGCACGTTCGACAGCGAGTTCTCTTGGTTCGAGATCAGCATCGGGCGCAGCACCGAAAGGGTGCCGACGCCCGCCACGATGAGCCCGAGAAACAGGATGAAGACCGTAACGCTCGTGATCTTCGCGCGCAGCGAGACGTCGGCAAAGCGGTCGCCAAATCGCGACATAGTGGAAGTTACTTCGATTCGGTCTTGAGCATGTACCCGAAGCCGCGCTTCGTCTGAATCAGCGATTCTTCGGTAAGCGGGTCAAGCTTGCGACGCAGGTACGAGATGTACGACTCGACGATGCCAGCATCGCCGTTGAAGTCGTACTCCCACACGTGGTCAAGGATCTGGGCCTTCGACAACACGCGGTTGGCGTTCTGCATGAGGTACCGCAGCAGCTTGAACTCGGTGGGGGAGAGCTCAACCGAGGTGCCCTCGACGTTGACCTCGTGGGTGTCTTGGTCCATGGTGATCGGGCCAATCGACAGCACCGAATCTTCGTCTTCCTGAATGGTGCGACGCAACACGGCCTTAATGCGGGCGATCATCTCATCGAGGCTGAACGGCTTCGTGACGTAGTCGTCGCCGCCCACAGTGAGGCCCTCGACCTTGTCTTCGGTGTCGTCCTTCGCCGTCAAGAAAATGATGGGGGCGGTGTAGCCGGCCGAGCGCAGACGCTTGGTCACGCTGAAGCCGTTCATATCGGGCAGCATGACGTCGAGCACAATGAGATCGGGCTCTTCTTCCAGTACGGCCGAGATGGTCTGCGCACCGTTTGCAACGGAGCGTACGCCAAACCCTGCAAAGCGAAGGCTCGTGGAGAGCAGCTCGCGGATGCTGGGCTCGTCGTCGACGATAAGAATCCGGGGTCCCTTTGGCTGAGTGTTCATGTTCCCAGTCTCTGATGATTCACTATGAACCAGCTGGGAGTGTGCGCCGGGCTCTTGTGGAGTGGCGCTGAACTACACCTCGTCGGCGTTCAAGATCGTGTACGCGTACCCCTGCTCGGCCAAGAAGCGCTGACGGTTCTGCGCGAAGTCTTGGTCGACGGTGTCGCGGGCAATGAGCGTGTAGAACGACGCCGTCGCACCGTTTGACTTGGGGCGCAGCAGTCGGCCCAAACGCTGCGCCTCTTCCTGGCGTGAACCGTACGAGCCCGAGATCTGCACGGCCACCGAAGCGTCGGGCAAATCGACCGAGAAGTTCGCGACCTTCGACACCACGAGCGTCGTGATGTCGCCCGCACGAAACGCCTGGAAGAGGCGCTCGCGCTCGTCGACGGGGGTCTGCCCGGTGATGAGTTCGCTGCCGAGGGCCTGCGCCATCGATTCGAGCTGGGTGATGTACTGGCCAATCACGAGCACGCTCTCACCGGGGTGCTTATCGATGATGCGCTGCGCCAGCTCTTGCTTCGCGGTGGTGGAGGAGGCGATGCGGTAGCGATCCTGATCCTCGGCAATGGCGTAGTCCATGCGCTCGTTTTCGGGCAGGTCGATGCGCACCTCGAAGCAGGCTGCGGGCGCAATGAACCCCTGTGCTTCGATGTCTTTCCATGCGGCGTCATACCGCTTGGGTCCGATGAGGCTGAAGACGTCGCCCTCGCGGCCGTCTTCGCGCACGAGCGTCGCGGTGAGGCCGAGGCGGCGGCGGGCCTGCAGCTCGGCCGTGAGCTTGAAGACGGGCGCGGGCAGCAGGTGCACCTCGTCATAGACGATCACGCCCCAGTCTTGCGCCGACAGCAGCGACAGGTGCGCGTACTCACCCTTTCGCTTGCTGGTGAGGATTTGGTAGGTCGCGATGGTGACCGGCTTCACCTCTTTCACCTGGCCCGAGTACTCACCAATCTCGTCTTCGGTGAGGTTAGTGCGGCGAATGAGCTCGTCGCGCCACTGGCGGGCCGAGACCGCATTAGTCACGAGAATGAGCGTTTTCGCGCCTACGGCCGCCATCGACGCGGCCCCCACGATGGTCTTGCCCGCGCCACAGGGCAGCACAACGACGCCTGAGCCGCCGCGCTGAAACGCCTCAACGGCCTTCGCCTGGTAGTCGCGCAACAGCCAGCCGTCTTGCGCCAGCTCGATCGGGTAGGGCTCGCCGGGGGTGTAGCCCGCGAGATCCTCGGCGGGCCAACCGCGCGCGACGAGCTGCTGCTTCAGCTCGCCGCGCGCCCACGGCTCAATCGGGTAAGTGCGATCGTCGATGCGGTTGCCCAGCAGCGGCGCAATCTTCTTCGCGCTGGTGACCTCGCGCAAAATAGCGGCGTCGTCGCACCGAAGCACGAGCAGCGGAGCCTCGGGGGCATCCTCGGCATTCACGATCGGGTCATTCACGACCGCGGGGTTCACGATCGGGGTGTCACCGAGGACGGCGACGGCGGGCGCGGCCGCTGCGGGGTCGGCGGGGGCTGATCCGGATCCTGCAATCGCCCCAGCACCCTGCCCCTCGGCGGCAGTGACCGGGTCGGCCGCCGAGAGATCGATCGCATCGAAGCGTTCGATCGTGAGGCGCCCGTAGCGCCGCATGGTGTCGCTGATTTCGAGCGCGACACCACTGGGCACCGGAAACTTGGCGTACTGGTTCAGCGTGCCAATAATCTCTTCAGCGGAGTGCCCAGCGGCGCGCGCGTTCCACAGCCCGAGCCGCGTGACGCGGTAGGTGTGGATGTGTTCGGGAGCGCGTTCGAGCTCGGCAAACACCGCGAGGGCGTGCCTCGCGTCTTCTGCATCGGGGTGCGCAACCTCCAGAAGGACAGTGTGGTCGCTTTGCACGATGAGGGGGCCGAGAGTCATAACGACCTAGTTTACGCTGGGTCCACTGACACAATCATCGATACGGGGAATGTGCGCTCAACTCCGGCCGGGCCGTCGGTCGCCCGCAGCCGCCCATCGGTGAGCGCGACGGGCAGCAGCTTGAAGGTGCGGCGCTGCCCGCGAGACTCGGCGGTGACGTTCACGGGAGTTTTATCGCGGATCGCGAGCTCGAGCCGGCGCGTGAACGCGGCCGCCTCGGGTTCGGTGCGGGCCGCCACAAACACACGTTCAATCAGGGCTTCGTAGGGGTGAGGCGCGGGAGCCTCGTCGGTGGTCGCTGCGGTTGCGGGCGCCGAGACCGCGATCGCCGCGGTGTCGGGCGCCGCCGAATCGGGCTGAGCCTGCTCCTCGCCGCCCGAAGCCACAGCGGGCGCATCGGGTGACTCGGCGGGCAGTTCAGTCGCCGCATCGGCCCCGGTATACGTCGTGGGCTCGGTTACGGCAGATGTCGACGCGGCCCCCGTGCCGCGCGAGTTGAGACCGCGCGCAGCCGGGTCGCCCGCGAGCGACGCGTGGTAGCGCGCCTCACTGAACGCCGTGACCACGTGGTCGGGCCGCAGCCGGGAAAACAGCACGGTGACGTCGCCGGGCAGCGAAGCGCTCGCCCGGGTGAGCTGCAGGTGCTGCAGCTGACGGTCAACGAGCACCGTCTCGGCAAGCGCCGGCAGCGCGACGCGAATGCGGCTGCGCCCCTCAGCGCCGTAGTGCTCTTGCACCACGATGCGACCGATGCGCTCGGCCACGCTCGTCAGTAGGTAGTCGAGGGGCTGGGGCACCCCGGTGAACGACAAGCGTTCAAAGGTCTCCCTGGCCTCGGCGGGGGTGAGCCCGCGCTCGAATGCTGCTGCCAACGAAGCCTCGGTGATGCGGCGCATCGAGGCCGGCCCAATCTGCTCGGGGAGCGTGAGCTCAGCAAGCAATGCCTCCGACTGCGGATCGAGCGGGCCCGGGGCGAGCACCGTGAGATCAGGCTGCAGATACACGTTGACCGCGGCCGCGGGCAGCATCGCCGCGACCTCCTCGGGTGTCACCTCAACACCCGAGAGCAGGCGGTGCGCGATGGGGGTAAACAGCCCCATCGCGGTGCAGCCGAGGTGCTCGGCATCATTCACGAACTGCCGTGCCGCATCGACATCATTCTCGGGCAGCAGCGGGAAGCGCTCGCTGAGCTCTTCGCCTGCGCGCCCCAGGTGCGAAGCCAGCTCGCCCTGCTCGGTGATGAGGGTGTCGCGCAGCGGGCCGGGTAGCGTCTGCAAGAACGCGCCGGCCAGCACGAGCCAGCGGTGCTGGTGCGCCAGGGTGAGCCACGCCGCAGCGTCAGCCGACGCTACCAACTGCTGACCCGCGGTGACCGTGAGGCCCGAGCGGTCGAGCTGGCGCAGCGCGTGCGACACCGAGGCCGAGGTAATCGAGGCGCGCTCGGCGAGATCGCGCGCCGCAGCCACGCCCACAGAACCGCTGCGATTGAGGCGCAACCCGCCGCGCTGCAGCGCACGCAGGCACTCAGCAGCTTCGCTCACCGAGGTGAGCGCGGGGGTAAACCAGGCACCGGCGCGGTGCTCGGCCTCGAGTGCCTCGGTGGCCGCGCTTTCCGCGGTGTCTGACTGCGCAGCGGCGTGTGTGCCCGCCGCGTCAGCATCGCCCGCGGGCTCCGCCAGAAACGCATCCCAGTCGACATTGATGGCCACAAGCGCGGTGCGCAGCGCGGCATCCACTTCGGGCAGGGCAACAAACGGCACCGGATCAGCGGCCGGCGCGCTCGCCGCCGCTGAGGGCTCGACGGCGGCGCCAGCGCCCACCAGCCCCAGCTTGATGAGCCGGTCGGCGATCTGCGGCGAAGACTCCCAGCTGTGCGCCGCGAGCACGCGCAACATCGCGCGGTCGAGCGGAGCCAAAGCTCGGGTGATGGAATCGGGGCGCAGCAGCTCAGATGCGAGCCCGATCGGGTCGGCAACGCCATTGGCTGCCTGAGGTTTGCGCGTGTGCACGAGGCGCGCAAGAGAATCACGATCGAGTGTCGCGATTGACGAGGCGAGCGCCAGTGTGCCGGTCACCTGCGTTACCCGAGAGATTTGCGGCCAGCCTTGCCGCGGTTCGTGCCTGACGCTGAGCTGGTGTTGCGGGCCTTTGAGCCCGCCGCGAGCGCTTGATCTTGCGCAGCCTCGCGCTTGCGACGCGCCTGCGTCAGGATGAGTAGTACGACCAGCAGCACGAACCCAATGGGCAGTGCGTAGATCGACAGGCCGTAGACAAACGACCACAGGCCGCTGGCCATGGCCTCTCGGTCATTTAGTCCGATGATGAGGGTGGCGAAGAATGAGAGCAACGCGGCCGCAATGATACTGAGCGACGCATAGGCCAGTATTCGCTCGAGGAGCGTGGGGGCGCTGGATTCTGAGGTGGACATCTTCGCTATTTTATCCCTCTCGCGTGCCAGCGTGCGCCGCGGGAGTGGAGGGGCGGGCAGTAGACTTGCGTGGATACTCGGGCAGGGCCCGTAGGTCAGCATGCGCGGGCGAGCCCCGCGGGAAAGGGCAGGGGCATGCCAAACGGCAAGGTTCGGTTCTACGACGAAGAGCGTGGCTTCGGATTTATTCAGGGCGACGATGGCGCTCAGGTGTACCTTCACGCGTCAGTCATACCCGAAGGCGCAGATGTGCAGCAGGGCACACGGCTTGAATACAGTGTCGCTGACGGCCGCAAGGGCCCGCAGGCACTGTCGGTGCGGGTGCTTGATACGCCCCGGGCCGCGACTCGTGCGCGCACGCGCAACCGCAAGTCGGCCGATGACATGGCGATCATTGTTGAAGATCTGGTGAAGCTGCTTGACGGCCTCGGCGGGCACCTCAAGAATGGGCAGTACCCCGAGCGTGCTCAGGGCCGCAAGGTAGCCACGATGCTGCGGCACGTGGCTGATGATTTTGATGCTTGATCACGATATGAGAGACGGGCAAGACGTGACCGCTGAAGTGATAGTGCCGGATCAAGAGCTGCTCGCAGCTCGCGCTCAAGCGCGCCACGCGCTCGAGGAAATCACCGAGGTGCACTCGATCGGCGCTGAAGCTGGTTACGAAGTGCACGAGGAACGCGTCGTTACACTGTTTTTTGACTGCCGCATGGCCGGGTACCCCGGCTGGCGCTGGGCCGCCACGGTCGCCAAGGTTGACGCCGATGCTCCCGTGAACGTGCTCGAGGTTGAGATGCTGGCCGGTGAAGGCTCAGTGGTCGCCCCCGATTGGGTGCCCTGGTCTGAGCGCCTGGCGCAGTTCCGTGAAACTCAGTCGCAGCACGCCACCGACGGCAGCGATGACGATGAAGACGACACAGATGAGACGGCAGCGGCTCGTGCTGCCGCCGCAGAGCTCAGCGATGAAGACGATGCCGAAGACAACCTGCTCGACAACGACTTCAGCGACTTCGACGATGAAATCGATCTCGACTCAGACGATGATGACTCAGACGATGACGATGACGATGACGATGACGATGACTCAGACGACGATGACGAGTCTGACGACGACGGCGATGAATCTGATGATGACGAGTCTGACGACGATGATGACTTCGACGACGAGTCAGACGACGAAGACTCTGACGACGAAGACTCTGACGATGAGGACGAAGACGCGGCCCCCGCGGTCGAGTATCAGCCCCGCAACAGGTCACGATCGCAGCCGAGGTCACACTCGAGGTCGCGCAGGCGCTAACTCAAAATCAGCCCGAGATCAGTCCAATTCGACTGGCCTCGGGCTTTTTTGTGCCATAAATGTTGCTTATTGGGCACAAATACGTAATTGTTCCCGATGTTTGGACACCGTCCTAAATATTAGGTTTATGTCTGTAACGGGGGAACTCTGACATAGAGGTTCAGACACATCATCGATGGTGGCCTTCCCTCGTCAAGGTGAGACGAGGCCGCGATGAGGCACCCAGGTTTTTCCGCGCGCAGACGCGAATTGCGCGTCCCTAAACACGCAAGGCAGATGCAGCGGAAACCTCGAGGGTTTGCTCGCGCGGTTACGGTCGCGGGCGTGAGCGCTGCGCTCGCCCTGATGGGCACTGTGCCGGCGCTTGCGATTGATACCGATCAGTCGACGGGCACCGGTACGTCTGAGGCCCCGCTGACGACCGAGACGCCGGTTGCTCCCGTAGCGCCCGTCGACGAGGAGGCAGCGGGCGTCGCGCCCGCGCTCCCTGATGAAGAAGGCCAAACGTCTGCGGAGGGCACGCCTCCCGCAGACGCAAACGGCGAGCCGGGCACTGAGACTGGCGCCACCGACGAACCCGCGACGGGTGAAAGCTCCGTAGAGGGCGCCGATGTCGTTGACGAGACCACCGAGGGCGCAGACGCCACCGAGGAGCCCGCAGCTGCGCCAGCGTCTAAAAAGACGGCTGCCCCCAAGCTCGCGTCTGACGCGGTTGCGCTCGCGGGCCCGGCCGGGTCACTCGCGTCGGGCACCTACAACCGTGAAAAGGATAATTCAGATCCCGGCGGCGCCGGCGGCTGGGTGACTGGCGGCCCGCCCCCGGGCCAGGTCGAGTTTGGTAACTTCGTGAGCTCGGCGACCCCCGTTGGGTCGAAGTGGGAGTATTCAGCGAGCTGGACCCGCCCCGGCAGCACCGGCAACTTCGGCTGGACCATCGAATACACGGTGGCCGGCGAAACGTGGGGCCCCTCAGGCCTCGAAGCCTCGTCGCAGGTGCCTCGCCCCGACCGTAGCGAGGGCGGCACCGCCATCAAGGTGGACAGCCGAGGCACTTCTGCCACGATTTGTACCTACTCATCGCAGTCGGATTACCCCTCGAGCTGGACGGGTAGTAA
It encodes:
- a CDS encoding DUF3027 domain-containing protein, whose amino-acid sequence is MLDHDMRDGQDVTAEVIVPDQELLAARAQARHALEEITEVHSIGAEAGYEVHEERVVTLFFDCRMAGYPGWRWAATVAKVDADAPVNVLEVEMLAGEGSVVAPDWVPWSERLAQFRETQSQHATDGSDDDEDDTDETAAARAAAAELSDEDDAEDNLLDNDFSDFDDEIDLDSDDDDSDDDDDDDDDDDSDDDDESDDDGDESDDDESDDDDDFDDESDDEDSDDEDSDDEDEDAAPAVEYQPRNRSRSQPRSHSRSRRR